The Streptomyces sp. NBC_01298 genome contains the following window.
GCGGGGACGGACTGACGTACCGGGGCTTCCGCACGGGCGCACAGGTGGTTGACCGCCGCTCGATTCGCCTGGACGCGGCCGCCCGCGAGGTCCGGCGGACGACCAGTGCAAATACGCCCCGATCTGTCCCATATCTCCCCTAGGTGACGGCGAGTGACTCCCGTCACTTCCAGTGACGGATGGGACATAGCTTCCAGGAACCCGGGCAAGCGGGCACGAGCACCACCACCGCGGGTAAGCCGCGGTGCCGGAATCGGAGGTACAACGAGTCGTGTCCGAGCAGACGACCATCCACATCGCCGGGACCTGGCGTTCCGCGGTAACAGGAGCCACCCGGGAGGTCCTCGACCCGGCGGATGCCACGGTCCTCGCCGTCGTCGCCGAGGGCGGCACCGCGGACACCGACGCGGCCGTCAGCGCCGCCCGCGCGGCCTTCGACGGCGGGGAGTGGCCCCGGACCCCCGTCCTGGAGCGCGCCGCCCTGCTGCGCCGCACCGCCGACCTGCTCCACCGCGACCGCGAAAGCCTCGGGCTGCTGGAGAGCCGCGACGCGGGCAAGACCCTGGAAGAGGGCCGCGTGGACGTGGACTGCGTCGCCGACGCCTTCCGCTACTTCGCCGACCTCGTCGCCGGAGAGAGCGCGGGCCGCGTGATCGACGCCGGCACCCCCGACGTCCACAGCGTCGTCGTGCACGAGCCCGTCGGGGTCTGTGCCCTGATCACCCCGTGGAACTACCCCCTCCTCCAGGCCTCCTGGAAGATCGCTCCCGCCCTCGCCGCGGGCAACACCTTCGTGCTCAAGCCCAGCGAGATCACCCCGCTGTCCACGGTCGCCCTCATCGGCCTGCTGGCGGAGGCCGGTCTCCCGGCCGGCGTCGCGAACCTGGTCACCGGCCCCGGCGAGCCCGTCGGCGCGCGCCTCGCCGCCCACCCCGACGTCGACCTCGTCTCCTTCACCGGCGGTCTCACCAGTGGTACGAAGGTGATGCGCGCGGCCGCGGACTCCGTCAAGAAGGTCGCACTCGAACTCGGCGGCAAGAACCCCAACGTCGTCTTCGCCGACGCCTGCGCCACCGACGAAGGTTTCGACACCGCCGTCGACCAGGCCCTCAACGCCGCCTTCATGCACAGCGGCCAGGTCTGCTCCGCCGGCTCCCGGCTCATCGTCGAGGAGAGCGTCGCCGAACGCTTCGTCGCCGAACTCGCCGGCCGGGCCGACCGGATCCGCCTCGGCCGCGGCACCGACCCGGGCGTGGAATGCGGGCCGCTGGTGTCCGCCGCCCAGCGCGAACGCACCGAGGAGTACGTGGCCTCCGCCCTCGCCGAGGGAGCCGTACTCCGCTCCGGGGGCGAACGCCCCGACGGGCCGGGCTACTTCTACCGGCCGACGGTCCTGGACCGCTGCCACCGCGGGATGCGCGTCGTACGGGAGGAGGTTTTCGGGCCGGTCCTGACCGTCGAGACCTTCCGTACCGAGGCCGAAGCCGTCGCGCTGGCCAACGACACCGAGTACGGGCTCGCCGGCGCGGTGTGGACCTCCGACCCGGGCCGCGGCCGCCGCGTGGCCGGCCGGCTGCGCCACGGCACCGTCTGGATCAACGACTTCCACCCCTACCTCCCGCAGGCGGAGTGGGGCGGCTTCGGCAAGTCCGGCATCGGACGCGAACTGGGCCCGTCCGGCCTGGCCGAGTACCGGGAGTCCAAGCACGTGTACCAGAACCTCGCCCCGCGCCCCGTGCGCTGGTTCGCGGGCTGAAGGAGGAGCAGAGCATGACGACCCCCACGCACAGCCCCGCCCACACCCCCACGGAGCAGGAGTACGACTACGTCGTCGTCGGCGGCGGCACCGCCGGCTCCGTGATCGCCTCCCGCCTCACCGAGGACCCGGCCGTCACCGTCGCCGTCATCGAGGGCGGCCCCAGCGACGTCGGCCGCCCCGAAGTCCTCACCCTGCGGCGCTGGATGGGCCTGCTCGGCGGCGAGCTCGACTACGACTACCCCACCACCGAGCAGCCCCGTGGCAACTCGCACATCCGCCACAGCCGCGCCCGCGTCCTCGGCGGCTGCTCCTCGCACAACACCCTCATCGCCTTCAAGCCGCTCCCGTCCGACTGGGACGAGTGGGCGGAGTCCGGAGCCGAGGGCTGGCACTCGGCCGCCATGGACCCGTACTTCGACCGGCTCCTCAACAACATCGTCCCGGTGGACGAGAAGGACCGCAACGCCATCGCGCGCGACTTCGTCGACTCCGCGCAGAGCGCCCTGGGCGTCCCGCGCGTCGAGGGCTTCAACCGCAAGCCCTTCCACGAGGGCGCCGGCTTCTTCGACCTCGCCTACCACCCCGAGGACAACAAGCGCTCCTCCGCGTCGGTGGCCTACCTCCACCCCGTCATGGACGAGCGCCCCAACCTCACGATCCTCCTGGAGACCTGGGCCCACCGTCTGGAACTCGACGGCACCCGGGCGCGCGGGGTCCGCGTACGGTCCTCGGACGGTACGGAGTCCCTGGTCACCGCCCGCCGCGAGGTACTGGTGTGCGCCGGCGCGGTGGACACCCCCCGGCTGCTGCTGCACTCGGGGATCGGCCCGCGCGCGGACCTGGAAGCCCTCGGCATCCCCCCGGTGCACGACCTGCCCGGCGTGGGGGAGAACCTGCTCGACCACCCCGAGTCGGTGATCGTCTGGGAAACCGACGGCCCGATACCGGAGAACTCCGCGATGGACAGCGACGCGGGGCTGTTCGTCCGGCGCGACCCCGAATCCGCCGGACCCGACCTGATGTTCCACTTCTACCAGGTCCCCTTCACCGACAACCCCGAGCGCATCGGCTACGAACGGCCCGCGCACGGTGTGTCGATGACCCCCAACATCCCCAAGCCCCGCAGCCGCGGCCGCCTTTACCTGACCAGCGCGGACCCCGAGGTGAAACCGGCCCTGGACTTCCGCTACTTCACGGACGAGGACGACTACGACGGCCGGACCCTGGTGGACGGCATCAAGCTCGCCCGCGAGATAGCCGCGACCCAGCCGCTCGCCGGCTGGCTCAAGCGAGAAGTGTGCCCCGGCCCGGAGATCACCGGCGACGAAGAGCTGAGCGCCTACGCCCGCTCCGTCGCGCACACCGTCTACCACCCGGCCGGCACCTGCCGGATGGGCGCCGCCGACGACCCCGGCGCCGTCGTGGACCCGGACCTGAAGATCCGCGGGCTCGAAGGCATCCGCATCGCGGACGCCTCCGTCTTCCCCACGATGCCCGCGGTCAACCCGATGATCGGAGTGCTCATGGTCGGCGAAAAGGCAGCCGAACTGCTGGCCCTCGAAGGCGGTACCCGGTGAACACGACCCCTGCTGTGAAGACCACCCCCGCCGCACCCCCCGTCTTCGCCGTGGACGGCCTGTGGAAGGTCTTCGGCCCCGGGAAGGCGGCCGCGAAGGTCCCCGGCTCCGCCGGCGCCGACCTGTCCGCCGCCGAACTGCGCGAGCGCACCGGCTGCACCGCCGCCGTCCGCGACGTCACCTTCGACGTCCGCAAGGGCGAGGTCTTCGTCGTGATGGGCCTGTCCGGCTCCGGCAAGTCCACCCTCGTACGCTGCCTCACCCGGCTCATCGAGCCCACCGCCGGAAGCGTGGCCATCGACGGCGAGGACGTCCTCGCCATGGACGCCTCCCGGCTGCGCGACCTTCGGCGCCGCCGCGCCGCCATGGTCTTCCAGCACTTCGGCCTGCTGCCGCACCGCTCCGTACTCGACAACGTGGCGTACGGACTGGAGATCCAGGGCGTCGGCCGCGCCGACCGCCGGGACAAGGCCGCCGAACTCGTCGCCAAGGTCGGCCTCGAAGGACTCGAGGAACGCCGCCCCGCCCAGCTCTCCGGCGGCCAGCAGCAGCGCGTCGGCCTGGCCCGCGCCCTCGCCGCCGACCCCGAAGTGCTCCTGTTCGACGAACCGTTCAGCGCACTCGACCCCCTCATCCGCCGTGAGATGCAGGAGGAGGTCGCCCGGCTCCACCACGAGGAGGGCCGCACCATGGTCTTCATCACCCACGACCTCGCCGAGGCCCTGCGCCTGGGCGACCGGATCGCGCTGATGCGCGACGGCCGCATCGTGCAGCTCGGCACGCCCGAGGAGATCGTCGGCTCGCCCGCCGACGACTACGTACGGGACTTCGTCCGCGACGTCCCCCGCGAACAGGTGCTCACCGTCCGCACCGCGATGCGCCCCGCCACCGCGGGCGAGGCCGAACAGGGACCCGCGCTGAACCCCGCCACCACCGTGGTCGAGGCCATCCAGGCCGTCGCCCGCAGCGGCGGCCCGGTCCGCGTGGTCGACCACGGCCGCTGCCTGGGCGTCGTGGACGACGCGGGGCTGCTCGCCGTCGTCGCCGGGCTCCCGGCCCCCACCGGACGGGGGGGTGGCGGCATGACCCGCCCCGCCCGCCCCGCGCCCACCGTCCCCGATGCCCGGAGGTGGTGCGCATGACCGCGACCCCGACCCATACCCCGACCGACGCCCGCGCCGACGCCCGCGACAACACCCCTTCGGAAGCCCCGCAGTCCGCCGAAGGGACCGCCGGCCCGCGTCACTCGCGTACCGCGTCCGCGCAGCGGGACCGCCCCCGCAGAACCCTGCCCGGCCGCGCCGGGCGCCGGGGAGTCCTCCTCCCGATGGGCGTCGCCGTCGCCCTGCTGATCCCGCTCGCCGTGGCCTTCCCGGGCGCCGGCAGCTGGCCCGCGGCCCTGGCCGTCGACCTGTCCGGCCCGCTCGGCCGCGCCGGCGACTGGATCATCGACCACCGTGACAACCACCCGCTGTTCCTCTACTTCTTCGGCCACATCAGCAACGCCGTCGTGGTGTCCGTCCGCGCCGTGTACGTGCTCCTGCTGGCCGCCGGCTGGACCGGGGTCACCGCCCTGGCCGCCCTGGTCGCCTGGCGCCTCGCCGGCATCCGGCTGGCCCTGACCTGCGCCGCCGCCTTTGCCGCCTGCGGACTGCTCGGCATGTGGGTGCCGACCATGCAGACCCTGGCGCTGATGGCCGTCGCCGTCGCGGCCTCCGTCGTACTCGGCGCCCTGCTGGGCCTCGCCGCGGGACTCTCCCCGCGCGCCGACCGCGCCCTGCGCCCCGTACTCGACACCATGCAGATCCTGCCGGCCTTCGCGTACCTGCTGCCGATGGTGCTGGTCTTCGGCATCGGCGTGCCCGCCGCCGTCCTCGCCACCGTGGTCTACGCCGCCCCGCCCATGGCCCGCCTCACCGCCCTCGGCCTGCGCGAGGCCGACGCGGGAGTCATGGAAGCCGCCGCCTCGCTCGGTGCCACCGGACGCCAGCGACTGCTGACCGCCCGCCTTCCGCTCGCGCGCCGACAGCTCCTGCTCGGCGTCAACCAGGCCATCATGACGGGCCTGTCCATGGCCGTCATCGCTTCCGTGATCGGCGCGGGCGGCCTGGGCGACCGCGTCTACCAGGCCCTCGCCTCCGTGGACGTCGGAGCGGCCCTGGCCGCGGGCATCCCGATCGTGCTGCTCGCCGTGGTGCTGGACCGCACCGCCGACGCCGCGGGCCGCCGGATCGGCGCCACCGTGCCCGTCGGCGAACAGGACCTGCTGCGCCGGGTGTTCTCGGGCTGGTACGGCCTCCTCCTCACCCTCCTCGCGGCCGTGGCCGCCGCCGTCGCCGGGCGCATCGCCGGCAGCAGCCTGTGGCCCGAGTCCTGGACCGTTTCCCTCGCCGCCCCGGTGAACTCGGCCGTCGCCTGGATGACCGACCACCTCTACTCCGGCGTCCCCGTCGTCGGCGGCACCGCCGACTGGGCCGCCCGCTTCACCGGCTGGATCCTCGACCCGCTGCGCGGCGGACTGCAGGCCGCCCCCTGGTGGCTGCTCCTGCTCGTGGCCGCCGCTCTCGCCCTGCTCGCGGGCACTTGGCGCACCGCACTCACCGCGGTCCTCGCCCTGGGCGCCGTCGGGGTGCTCGGCGTGTGGGAAGCCTCCCTGGACACGCTCTCCCAGGTCCTGGCCGCCGTGGCGGTCACCCTCGTACTGGGCTTCGCGATCGCCGTGGGAGCCGCCCGCAGCGCCCGCGCCGAGCGGCTGCTGCGGCCCGTCCTCGACGTGTGCCAGACCCTGCCGCAGTTCGTCTACCTCATCCCCGTGGTCGCGCTGTTCGGCGTCGGCCGCGCACCGGCCGCCGCGGCCGCCGTCGTGTACGCGCTGCCGGCCGTCGTCCGGATCACCGTCCAGGGCCTGCGCGAGGTGGACCCGACCGTTGTCGAATCCGCCCGCTCGCTCGGCGCGACCCGCTCGCAGCTGCTCCGTCAGGTCCAACTGCCCCTGGCCCGGCCGGCGCTGCTGCTGGCCGTCAACCAGGCCGTGGTCCTGGTCCTGGCCGTCGTCATCATCGGCGGCCTCGTCGGCGGCGGCGCGCTCGGCTACGACGTCGTCCTCGGCCTCGCCCAGGGCGACCTGGCCACCGGCCTGGTGGCCGGCGCCGCGATCGTCTGCCTCGGCCTGCTCCTCGACCGCGTCACCCAGCCCGTGAAGGAGGCCTGACATGCGCGACGCAACCCCCCTCACCCTGCGCGGCCGACGCGGCGCGGCCGTCCTCGCCGCCGCGACCGGACTCGCCGTCCTCACCGGCTGCGGGGCCGCCGACATGACCCGCCAGTCATCCCCGTACGCCGCCGCACAGGGCGCGAAGACCGTCACCCTCTCCGTCCAGTCGTGGGTCGGCGCCCAGGCGAACACCGCCGTCGCCTCCTACCTCCTCGAACACGAGCTGGGCTACCGCGTGGACACCGTCCAGGTCGACGAAGTCCCCGCCTGGGACGCCCTCAGCCAGGGCCGCGTCGACGCGATCCTGGAGGACTGGGGCCACCCCGAGCAGGAGAAGCGGTACGTAGAGGGCAAGAAGACCATCACCCCCGGCGGGGACCTGGGCGTGACGGGCCACATCGGCTGGTTCGTCCCCACGTACTTCGCCGAGGCCCATCCCGACGTCACCGACTGGAAGAACCTCGACAAGTACGCCGACCAGCTGCGCACCCCCGAGAGCCGCGGCAAGGGCCAGCTGATGGACGGCTCCCCGTCCTACGTCACGAACGACAAGGCACTGGTGAAGAACCTGGGCCTGGACTTCGAAGTGGTCTTCGCCGGCTCCGAGGCGGCCCAGATCACCCAGATCAAGCAGTTCGCCAAGGAGCACAAGCCCTTCCTGACGTACTGGTACGAGCCGCAGTGGCTCTTCGAGCGTGTCCCGATGACCGAGGTGAAGCTCCCCGAGTACACCGAAGGCTGCGCGGACGATCCGCAGAAGGTGGCCTGCGCCTACCCGAACACACCGCTGCAGAAGTACCTGAACACGCGCTTCGCGGAGTCGGACGGAAAGGCGGCCGGCTTCCTGAAGAAGTTCCACTGGACCAAGGCGCAGCAGAACGAGGTGTCCCTGATGATCGCCGAGGAGAAGCTGCCGCCGCAGCAGGCGGCGAAGAAGTGGGTGGAGCGCAACGAGAACGTGTGGAAGCCCTGGGTGGAGTGACCGACCCCGCCCGTCGCGGCCGGCCCCGCACGACCGTCTCGCCGGATCGGGAGCCCCCCACCCCCGTGGGGGGACTCCGCTCCAACCACCGTTTTCGTGACGCCCGTTCGGTGCGGGGACGGTCTCCACGCTAGCGCCGGGAGGATCACCTCCCCCAGGGCCGTACGTGCCAGCAAGGGGACCTACCGCGCCACGGGGGGGGGACCCTGCGGCGCCGTGTCGGGGTCTGCAGGTCGCCAACCCCCGGGATGACCTGGTACTTCACGCTGGACTACGCTCTGCCCCTGTGGTTTCGCACGCACATCAGGGGACGACCTCCTCCGCCCTCGCCCGTCTGACCGTCGCCGTCGCGCGGCTGGTCGGCATAGGCCCGCACGGATACGCGCACCTGCTGGGCATGGCGCCCCACCACCTCAACGACGATCTGTGCCGCACCCCTTCGGCCACGGCCATCCGGATCGCGGAGCTCACCACGGTGCACGCTCCCTGGGCCGAGATGTCCGTGCTGCTGGCGCGGGAGTCGGACATCGGCGCCCTCGGGGTCTGGGACTACCTGATCACCTCCGCGCCCACTCCGCTCGAAGGGATCCGGGACGCCGCGGCCCATTTCGCCACCGTCGCCGACCCCCTGACGGACGGCATGCGGATCACCGAGGACGGCGAGCACGTCACCATCGGACACGACAATCGGGCCGACATCACCCACGAGGCGGCCTGCGGCATCCGCGGCTACGCCCTCGGCCTGTACCGGCGCCGGCTCGGCGAAGCCGCGGGGCGGCGCCTCGTTCCCCTGCGCGTCTCCCTGGCCGCCAAGGCACCCGCGCGGCACGAGGCCCTGGTCGAGCTCTACGGCACCCGGCGCATCGAGTTCGAGGCCCCGGCCAGTTCGATCACCTTCCGCACCGCCGACCTGGACTCCCCGGCCCCGCACGCCCAGCCCGGGCTGTCGGCGGTGCTCCGCCGGCACGCCGAGCAGCACCTCGCGAGCGCGATCCCGCTGCACGACTGGCCGGCCCTGTTCCGTACCGCCCTGGCCTCCGCCCACGACGAGGGCGCGCCGACCCTGTCCTCGGTGGCCCGGCGGATGGCCCTCAGCGCGCGCACCCTCCAGCGCCGCCTCGAGGAGCACGGCACGACCTGGAGCGAGGAGGTCGAGACCCTGCGGCGGGGGCACATCGCCCGGCTGCTCCACGACACCGACCTCAGTGTCGACTCGATCGCCGCCCGGAGCGGTTACGCGGATGCCCGCGCGCTGCGCCGGGCCGTCAAGCGCTGGTACGGGACGACGCCCGGCGCCCTGCGCCGCACCGGGCGCGGCGTCGACGCTCAGGCCGGGGTGTAGCCGCGGGCCCGGACGTGGTCGTGTGCGAGCCGGGTGAACGCGCGGGC
Protein-coding sequences here:
- a CDS encoding aldehyde dehydrogenase family protein; translation: MSEQTTIHIAGTWRSAVTGATREVLDPADATVLAVVAEGGTADTDAAVSAARAAFDGGEWPRTPVLERAALLRRTADLLHRDRESLGLLESRDAGKTLEEGRVDVDCVADAFRYFADLVAGESAGRVIDAGTPDVHSVVVHEPVGVCALITPWNYPLLQASWKIAPALAAGNTFVLKPSEITPLSTVALIGLLAEAGLPAGVANLVTGPGEPVGARLAAHPDVDLVSFTGGLTSGTKVMRAAADSVKKVALELGGKNPNVVFADACATDEGFDTAVDQALNAAFMHSGQVCSAGSRLIVEESVAERFVAELAGRADRIRLGRGTDPGVECGPLVSAAQRERTEEYVASALAEGAVLRSGGERPDGPGYFYRPTVLDRCHRGMRVVREEVFGPVLTVETFRTEAEAVALANDTEYGLAGAVWTSDPGRGRRVAGRLRHGTVWINDFHPYLPQAEWGGFGKSGIGRELGPSGLAEYRESKHVYQNLAPRPVRWFAG
- a CDS encoding GMC family oxidoreductase; the encoded protein is MTTPTHSPAHTPTEQEYDYVVVGGGTAGSVIASRLTEDPAVTVAVIEGGPSDVGRPEVLTLRRWMGLLGGELDYDYPTTEQPRGNSHIRHSRARVLGGCSSHNTLIAFKPLPSDWDEWAESGAEGWHSAAMDPYFDRLLNNIVPVDEKDRNAIARDFVDSAQSALGVPRVEGFNRKPFHEGAGFFDLAYHPEDNKRSSASVAYLHPVMDERPNLTILLETWAHRLELDGTRARGVRVRSSDGTESLVTARREVLVCAGAVDTPRLLLHSGIGPRADLEALGIPPVHDLPGVGENLLDHPESVIVWETDGPIPENSAMDSDAGLFVRRDPESAGPDLMFHFYQVPFTDNPERIGYERPAHGVSMTPNIPKPRSRGRLYLTSADPEVKPALDFRYFTDEDDYDGRTLVDGIKLAREIAATQPLAGWLKREVCPGPEITGDEELSAYARSVAHTVYHPAGTCRMGAADDPGAVVDPDLKIRGLEGIRIADASVFPTMPAVNPMIGVLMVGEKAAELLALEGGTR
- a CDS encoding quaternary amine ABC transporter ATP-binding protein: MNTTPAVKTTPAAPPVFAVDGLWKVFGPGKAAAKVPGSAGADLSAAELRERTGCTAAVRDVTFDVRKGEVFVVMGLSGSGKSTLVRCLTRLIEPTAGSVAIDGEDVLAMDASRLRDLRRRRAAMVFQHFGLLPHRSVLDNVAYGLEIQGVGRADRRDKAAELVAKVGLEGLEERRPAQLSGGQQQRVGLARALAADPEVLLFDEPFSALDPLIRREMQEEVARLHHEEGRTMVFITHDLAEALRLGDRIALMRDGRIVQLGTPEEIVGSPADDYVRDFVRDVPREQVLTVRTAMRPATAGEAEQGPALNPATTVVEAIQAVARSGGPVRVVDHGRCLGVVDDAGLLAVVAGLPAPTGRGGGGMTRPARPAPTVPDARRWCA
- a CDS encoding ABC transporter permease subunit → MGVAVALLIPLAVAFPGAGSWPAALAVDLSGPLGRAGDWIIDHRDNHPLFLYFFGHISNAVVVSVRAVYVLLLAAGWTGVTALAALVAWRLAGIRLALTCAAAFAACGLLGMWVPTMQTLALMAVAVAASVVLGALLGLAAGLSPRADRALRPVLDTMQILPAFAYLLPMVLVFGIGVPAAVLATVVYAAPPMARLTALGLREADAGVMEAAASLGATGRQRLLTARLPLARRQLLLGVNQAIMTGLSMAVIASVIGAGGLGDRVYQALASVDVGAALAAGIPIVLLAVVLDRTADAAGRRIGATVPVGEQDLLRRVFSGWYGLLLTLLAAVAAAVAGRIAGSSLWPESWTVSLAAPVNSAVAWMTDHLYSGVPVVGGTADWAARFTGWILDPLRGGLQAAPWWLLLLVAAALALLAGTWRTALTAVLALGAVGVLGVWEASLDTLSQVLAAVAVTLVLGFAIAVGAARSARAERLLRPVLDVCQTLPQFVYLIPVVALFGVGRAPAAAAAVVYALPAVVRITVQGLREVDPTVVESARSLGATRSQLLRQVQLPLARPALLLAVNQAVVLVLAVVIIGGLVGGGALGYDVVLGLAQGDLATGLVAGAAIVCLGLLLDRVTQPVKEA
- a CDS encoding ABC transporter substrate-binding protein, with translation MRDATPLTLRGRRGAAVLAAATGLAVLTGCGAADMTRQSSPYAAAQGAKTVTLSVQSWVGAQANTAVASYLLEHELGYRVDTVQVDEVPAWDALSQGRVDAILEDWGHPEQEKRYVEGKKTITPGGDLGVTGHIGWFVPTYFAEAHPDVTDWKNLDKYADQLRTPESRGKGQLMDGSPSYVTNDKALVKNLGLDFEVVFAGSEAAQITQIKQFAKEHKPFLTYWYEPQWLFERVPMTEVKLPEYTEGCADDPQKVACAYPNTPLQKYLNTRFAESDGKAAGFLKKFHWTKAQQNEVSLMIAEEKLPPQQAAKKWVERNENVWKPWVE
- a CDS encoding helix-turn-helix transcriptional regulator, whose translation is MVSHAHQGTTSSALARLTVAVARLVGIGPHGYAHLLGMAPHHLNDDLCRTPSATAIRIAELTTVHAPWAEMSVLLARESDIGALGVWDYLITSAPTPLEGIRDAAAHFATVADPLTDGMRITEDGEHVTIGHDNRADITHEAACGIRGYALGLYRRRLGEAAGRRLVPLRVSLAAKAPARHEALVELYGTRRIEFEAPASSITFRTADLDSPAPHAQPGLSAVLRRHAEQHLASAIPLHDWPALFRTALASAHDEGAPTLSSVARRMALSARTLQRRLEEHGTTWSEEVETLRRGHIARLLHDTDLSVDSIAARSGYADARALRRAVKRWYGTTPGALRRTGRGVDAQAGV